A stretch of the Streptomyces sp. NBC_01428 genome encodes the following:
- a CDS encoding SAM-dependent methyltransferase produces the protein MQPDQQLSTAIDATVPTAARMYDHYLGGKDNYAADRAACEELDKVVPSTRALALNNRRFLQRVVKTLAEGYGIRQFLDHGSGLPTQNNVHQVAQQIDETSRVVYVDSDPMVLVHGRALLDQNDRTAVIHADLRETEQIFTHPDTERLIDFSQPVAVLFNSVFHCIPDSDTDGPLSVIARVSERLAPGSFMVMCQLVSEDPEVRAFVTDFMDTATQGHWGRVRQEKDVAEYFAGLEILDPGLVEVSTWRPDTDVVARQLTQEWIEFGGVGRIG, from the coding sequence ATGCAGCCTGACCAGCAGCTGTCCACGGCGATCGATGCCACCGTGCCCACGGCCGCGCGCATGTACGACCACTATCTCGGCGGCAAGGACAACTACGCCGCGGACCGGGCGGCGTGCGAGGAGCTGGACAAGGTCGTACCGAGCACGCGCGCGCTGGCACTGAACAACCGGCGCTTCCTCCAGCGCGTGGTGAAGACCCTCGCCGAGGGCTACGGGATCCGGCAGTTCCTGGACCACGGATCCGGCCTGCCCACGCAGAACAACGTGCACCAGGTCGCCCAGCAGATCGACGAGACGTCCCGCGTGGTCTACGTCGACAGTGACCCGATGGTCCTCGTGCACGGCCGGGCCCTGCTGGACCAGAACGACCGCACCGCCGTCATCCACGCCGACCTGCGCGAGACCGAGCAGATCTTCACGCACCCCGACACCGAGCGGCTGATCGACTTCTCGCAGCCCGTCGCGGTGCTGTTCAACTCGGTGTTCCACTGCATCCCGGACAGTGACACGGACGGGCCTCTCTCCGTGATCGCCCGCGTCTCCGAACGGCTCGCCCCCGGCAGCTTCATGGTGATGTGCCAGCTGGTCAGCGAGGACCCCGAAGTCCGCGCGTTCGTCACCGACTTCATGGACACGGCGACGCAGGGCCACTGGGGCCGGGTGCGCCAGGAGAAGGACGTGGCGGAGTACTTCGCCGGCCTGGAGATCCTGGACCCCGGGCTCGTCGAGGTGTCCACCTGGCGTCCCGACACCGACGTGGTGGCACGGCAACTCACCCAGGAGTGGATCGAGTTCGGCGGGGTCGGCCGCATCGGGTGA